A window of Chanos chanos chromosome 15, fChaCha1.1, whole genome shotgun sequence genomic DNA:
TTGCCATATACTAAATATTGGTTTATTGTCATTGTCACCATTGAATGGAATCCGAAAGGTCGAGATGACAATTTAGGCAAACTGTATCTGCATGACACTTTTTACCAGTAGATGGAGCCAAATGCAAAGCAACATCTAAATAAATCGGCCGTTAAATAATGACCGCGCTGAAAAGCAAATACTCGAAACGGAACAGAAAATGATTGTAAATTTTAGTATATGTTTTATTGGTAGACGTGTTAACGTTTGTCAAGGAACGCATCGTTACAATGAGAAGAAATGAAAGTCAACAGCGCCCCACAGCAGGTAAGCTCCTATACGAGGAGGTTATGCTTCAGAAGAGGTCTGACGGTTTGAAGTAAGTCCAATAAAGAAATAACTATCCTTAAGGGCATTTAAAGTCAAACAAATTGCCAACGCAAGTAATTCATCATTCTCAGGTAGGTTAAATTGCAGTGATATATTAGCAACATGGAGTATATTCAATAAATACGACATTATTCGTTAAAGACTGAAAATGCAATGTATTGTGATGTTGCTGTACTGCAATATCATAGTAATTTCATACTTAAAATGACTGCCCATCATGCCTGAGGCTCTAGATAAATCATATCGCAGCGTTGTCTTTGTTACAGGCTGTCTCTCTGTACCACTGTTTAACCAAAAGAAACGTGGCAGACATCCTCTGACTTCTAATCCCTCGGAGAACGATTGTCACTCTGGCGGTGAATATGCTGGAAATCAAAGCCCTGCTCTGTCCTTCTTCCCGTCGAGTAAGCTGCTTTTGTGACACTCAGCTAGACAAAGAGCAAACAAGAATACTTAATATAAAGCTTATTTAAAATGGCTTAGCCTACATTCACAGTACTgattctctcattctgtttgatGGTAACTAAGAACACATTCAATTTATACGGGttcactgtttttcaaagaGGAGACAATGTAACAAATCGCAAGAACTTGGTACGTCAGATTGTATTGATGTTAATTCTGGTTTTGTCCAGGTAATTTAGGGTATTCTCAAGATGCAGCAGTTAATTATCCAACACTTCCTAATCAGAAGAGCCAGTGGAATAAACCAGTCAACCATCAACTTCAGCAACCCAACAGTAAACCTGCACCTCCCTCTGGATCAATGGGCAGAGGACCTGCACCTGTTCCTCATCCATATAAGCCAGCCTATATTTGGTACACTTGTGGGACTGGattaatatttgtaatatttttactGTGAAATTAGAGGCAGTCAGTAGAGATACAAGGTGATgagttaaaaatgaaagtttacAAGATTGTTATTTAGATGTCATCTATATGGGAAACAAATTCCAAAATATATCGTCCTTTATCGGCAAAAGGATTGAGCTTAGAGGCAAAGGAAACATCATATTTGACAGTTGTTTAGTCAGTCGTTTGTActgtggtgttttctttttccaggtCGCAGAGGGTACAGCAGAAGACCCCAGGGAGGCAGGACTCTATGGCAACCCCTGCCCCAAGGCAGGACTGCTTCCCTAGCAACGGCGTAACCACGTTGGCAAAGTCCCAACCATTTGGCAGCAACCAGCCCGTTAGCCAGCAGTCATTTAAAACGCAAGTCGGCTCATTCAGGGGATCACTCCAGTCTCAGCAACCAAACCTTGCCCAGCCTTGCCGTCAGGTCCCACCAgggacacaaagacagaatacACAGTGGAAATTCAAATCTGTGGGACAGACTgggcagaggacagaggacCAGAGAGAAATGCACCAAAACCATACAAACATCCAGACACAGGTACGCACCAAGAACTGTGTCTGTCAAAACTTAAATTGCAGAGTGAAATAAAAAGCGTGAAATCTTATCTAACTGGAACCAGTCCAACTTAAATCTCTGCAGGCAATGTAGATAATGTTACATTTTGATTGGTGTAGTGCAAGTCTGTTAATGTCTCTCCCCGACCTCTCGTTATCTGTCTCATTGTATATTGATCCACGATGAACAGAAAGGAACGCCGTCACGGGTAAAACCGGCCGATGAGAAGACCCTGCGGATTCTCACGGCAGTCATTGAAGGCATGAAACACTGGAGTCGGTACAAGGACAAGACACCCTTGTTGTTTGAGATTTTTGGTGTGTATCTTGATCCATCCgcacacatttcattttcaagtaCCGGCCTACTAATGATCTAATgatctgtcatctctctcttttttttttttttttttttccctgaatagCCACCCTCGATTCTGCGGTCACCCAGGGAAGTCACGGTGCCAAGAACTTTCTAATAAGGGATGGAAAAGACGCAGTGCAGTGTATCTACTATGAAAATGCGAGTCCATATTATCACTGCTTTAGTACAAGGCTAAGTAATTGTCCCTCTGAAGCCATGTGTAAATTTTGCTTAGTCTCCATATAATTCCACCTATTTAACCCCTCAGAGGTCCCACGGTGTCTTT
This region includes:
- the spata22 gene encoding spermatogenesis-associated protein 22, translating into MRRNESQQRPTAGCLSVPLFNQKKRGRHPLTSNPSENDCHSGGEYAGNQSPALSFFPSRYSQDAAVNYPTLPNQKSQWNKPVNHQLQQPNSKPAPPSGSMGRGPAPVPHPYKPAYIWSQRVQQKTPGRQDSMATPAPRQDCFPSNGVTTLAKSQPFGSNQPVSQQSFKTQKGTPSRVKPADEKTLRILTAVIEGMKHWSRYKDKTPLLFEIFATLDSAVTQGSHGAKNFLIRDGKDAVQCIYYENDQALPRLIRGQVHRCVGNYDPVKDVLTCVSVRAASPSEQRNALEVVRASDTEMRRLVQVLSEI